In a single window of the Marinobacter bohaiensis genome:
- a CDS encoding 7TM diverse intracellular signaling domain-containing protein, which translates to MSPGTEHIDLASCLWYLEDPGAQMTLSLARQADLDGAFRSHDGGILNFGYTESAYWARLDLQVDGARPLPRILELSLPLVDHIALHVYRDGQLAEQRELGYTADWSDRELLLPNPVFKLDLYPGQSVRLYLRVKTANTFRLPLALWSPDAYIEKVAVDETIQGIFLGSILAILAYNLFVAVSVRERSNVYYVLYLVFAALFIATEQVHGLQLFDQRPWFLDKAYLHYQILLTWFFGIQMARGLLELPQRSPDLDKTMRVCLTGVVVTFVLSLFMPYHVAMEWTVIGSITLSIVMILTSYWAWKHFNPAARTYFFAWTCTLAGVGLYALTVMGFFPLNYLTGHAPQIGLTAQVILFSFALADRIKLIQADALDWNRRALSNLTRYQSLFNNAVEGIFQMSLERRFLTANPAMAELLGYDDPERMIRQVPDVLSACFADPGQRQQVISQLQERGGTKGVETRCFTRQGDERWLNVSLNTVYDAHGEPAHLEGTCIDITERKQRESMEKERENERLEKELARNAAEAKSQFLANMSHEIRTPLAAIIGYGENLLDPQLGPDDKRNSAETVVRSGRHLLDLVNDILDHSKLDANKLNVEILTVNLPELLDEVRAFFEPRAREKGLGFSIQCAFPLPEQIRTDPTRLRQIIINLCGNALKFTESGHIVLSVRCEREREQLTVRVVDTGIGMKPEQVERLFDPFAQGSAAIARQYGGTGLGLSISRRLAQLLGGEIGVSSVYGEGSEFEVTIATGSLDGVHLLRDASELSQRRRMLPMITAPRLRGRILYAEDNEVNRKLVDLMIRRTGAELVHVGNGAEALEAATHDRFDLILMDIQMPVMNGRDATAALREAGVNTPIIALTANVMAEDIEDYRRAGCTGHLAKPIDKRRFYDLLARYLTLDEWPSLAEVQHYSGTVLVAEDNADNRHLVERLLGRFGVDVLAVTNGRDAVQSALSQAVHLVLMDRHMPDLDGPAATRMLRQTGFRRPIIAFTAGDQVEVDELVEAGCDGVLTKPIDSAHLAALLVRYLAPRDNAAAAEAEGIQALVSQFLQGLPERLDIMASAIADGDWTSCRHQAHQIKGTAGAMGYPQMTDQAGALEAAIRSGETDRVPALFDTLSGLMRQAVAAQASTSE; encoded by the coding sequence GTGTCGCCGGGCACCGAGCACATCGACCTGGCCTCCTGTCTCTGGTACCTGGAGGACCCCGGGGCGCAGATGACTCTGTCCCTGGCGCGGCAGGCGGATCTGGACGGGGCGTTCCGCAGCCATGACGGCGGTATCCTCAACTTCGGTTACACCGAGTCCGCCTACTGGGCGCGGCTGGACCTGCAGGTGGACGGTGCCCGCCCCCTGCCGCGCATTCTCGAACTCAGCCTGCCGCTGGTGGATCATATTGCCCTGCACGTCTATCGCGACGGCCAGCTGGCCGAACAGCGCGAGCTGGGCTACACCGCCGACTGGAGCGACCGGGAGCTGTTGTTGCCCAACCCGGTGTTCAAGCTGGATCTGTATCCCGGTCAGTCCGTGCGTCTGTACCTGCGGGTCAAGACCGCCAACACCTTCCGCCTGCCGCTGGCCCTGTGGTCGCCGGACGCCTACATCGAGAAGGTCGCGGTGGACGAAACCATCCAGGGCATCTTCCTCGGCAGCATCCTGGCGATCCTGGCGTACAACCTGTTCGTCGCGGTGTCGGTGCGCGAGCGCAGCAACGTCTACTACGTGCTCTACCTGGTGTTCGCCGCCCTGTTCATCGCTACCGAGCAGGTACACGGCCTGCAGCTTTTCGACCAGCGGCCCTGGTTCCTGGACAAGGCCTACCTGCACTACCAGATCCTGCTGACCTGGTTCTTCGGGATTCAGATGGCGCGTGGATTGCTGGAATTGCCCCAGCGCTCGCCGGACCTGGACAAGACCATGCGCGTCTGCCTGACCGGTGTGGTGGTCACCTTCGTGCTGAGCCTGTTCATGCCCTACCACGTGGCCATGGAATGGACGGTGATAGGTTCCATCACCCTGTCGATCGTGATGATCCTGACCAGCTACTGGGCCTGGAAGCACTTCAACCCGGCGGCACGCACCTACTTCTTTGCCTGGACCTGCACCCTGGCCGGCGTGGGACTGTATGCGCTGACCGTCATGGGCTTTTTCCCGCTCAACTACCTGACCGGCCACGCCCCCCAGATCGGCCTGACCGCCCAGGTGATCCTGTTCTCCTTCGCCCTGGCCGACCGCATCAAACTGATCCAGGCCGACGCCCTGGACTGGAACCGGCGGGCGCTGTCCAACCTGACCCGCTATCAGTCCCTGTTCAACAACGCGGTGGAAGGGATTTTCCAGATGTCCCTGGAGCGCCGTTTCCTGACGGCCAACCCCGCCATGGCGGAGCTGCTGGGCTACGACGACCCGGAGCGCATGATCCGCCAGGTGCCGGACGTGCTGTCCGCCTGCTTTGCCGATCCCGGTCAGCGCCAGCAGGTGATCAGTCAGCTGCAGGAGCGCGGCGGCACTAAAGGCGTCGAGACCCGTTGTTTCACCCGACAGGGCGACGAACGCTGGCTCAACGTATCGCTCAACACCGTTTATGACGCCCACGGCGAGCCGGCGCACCTGGAAGGCACCTGCATCGACATCACCGAGCGCAAGCAGCGCGAGTCGATGGAGAAGGAGCGCGAGAACGAGCGCCTGGAGAAGGAACTGGCCCGCAACGCCGCCGAGGCCAAGAGCCAGTTCCTGGCCAACATGAGCCATGAGATCCGCACGCCCCTGGCGGCGATTATCGGCTACGGCGAGAACCTGCTGGATCCGCAGCTGGGGCCGGACGACAAACGCAACAGCGCCGAGACCGTGGTGCGCAGCGGCCGCCACCTGCTCGACCTGGTCAACGACATCCTCGACCATTCCAAGCTGGACGCCAACAAGCTCAACGTGGAGATCCTCACGGTCAACCTGCCGGAGCTGCTGGATGAGGTGCGCGCCTTCTTCGAGCCCCGGGCCCGGGAGAAAGGCCTCGGCTTCTCGATCCAGTGCGCGTTCCCGTTGCCGGAGCAGATCCGCACCGACCCCACGCGCCTGCGCCAGATCATCATCAACCTGTGCGGTAACGCCCTCAAGTTCACCGAAAGCGGCCACATCGTGCTGTCGGTGCGTTGCGAGCGCGAGCGGGAACAGCTGACGGTGCGGGTGGTGGACACCGGCATCGGCATGAAGCCGGAACAGGTCGAGCGGCTGTTCGATCCGTTTGCCCAGGGCAGTGCGGCGATCGCCCGCCAGTACGGCGGCACCGGCCTGGGGCTGAGCATCTCCCGGCGCCTCGCGCAGTTGCTGGGCGGTGAGATCGGGGTCAGCAGCGTCTACGGCGAGGGCAGCGAATTCGAGGTGACCATCGCCACCGGGTCGCTCGATGGCGTGCACCTGTTGCGGGACGCCTCCGAGCTGTCCCAGCGCCGGCGCATGCTGCCGATGATCACCGCGCCGCGCTTGCGTGGCCGCATCCTCTACGCCGAGGATAACGAGGTCAACCGCAAGCTGGTGGACCTGATGATCCGCCGCACCGGCGCCGAGCTGGTGCATGTGGGCAATGGCGCCGAGGCTCTGGAAGCCGCCACCCACGACCGTTTCGACCTGATCCTGATGGACATCCAGATGCCGGTGATGAACGGCCGCGACGCCACCGCCGCCCTGCGCGAGGCGGGGGTCAACACGCCGATCATCGCCCTGACCGCCAACGTCATGGCTGAGGACATCGAGGATTACCGGCGCGCCGGCTGCACCGGTCACCTGGCCAAGCCCATCGACAAGCGGCGGTTCTACGACCTGCTGGCGCGCTACCTGACCCTGGACGAGTGGCCGTCGCTGGCGGAAGTGCAGCACTACAGTGGCACCGTGCTGGTGGCGGAGGACAACGCCGATAACCGTCATCTGGTGGAGCGCCTGCTGGGTCGCTTCGGGGTGGATGTCCTGGCCGTCACCAACGGGCGCGACGCCGTGCAGAGCGCGCTGTCCCAGGCCGTCCACCTGGTGCTGATGGATCGTCACATGCCCGATCTGGATGGTCCTGCGGCGACGCGCATGCTGCGCCAGACCGGTTTCCGAAGGCCCATCATCGCCTTCACCGCCGGCGATCAGGTGGAAGTGGACGAGCTGGTCGAGGCCGGCTGTGATGGCGTGTTGACCAAACCCATCGACAGCGCCCACCTGGCGGCCTTGCTGGTGCGCTACCTGGCACCCCGGGACAACGCCGCGGCGGCGGAGGCCGAGGGTATCCAGGCGTTGGTGTCGCAGTTCCTCCAGGGGTTGCCGGAGCGCCTGGACATCATGGCCAGCGCCATCGCCGACGGCGACTGGACGAGTTGCCGACACCAGGCGCACCAGATCAAGGGGACGGCGGGGGCGATGGGTTACCCGCAGATGACCGATCAGGCCGGCGCCCTGGAGGCGGCCATTCGCTCCGGTGAAACCGACCGCGTGCCGGCGCTGTTTGATACACTCAGTGGTCTGATGCGGCAGGCTGTCGCGGCCCAGGCCAGTACGTCGGAATAG
- a CDS encoding serine hydrolase domain-containing protein, producing the protein MNRLTRRALNTIAVPTDLASVTDIDTSREEAPEDLGLDPTAVASVWRAAENLYRTGVHPGLQLCLRYRGRILLNRALGHASGNGPHDAPDAPRVAMSTDTPVCYFSASKAVTALLIHMLAEQGRINLRHPVAFYCPEFAQNGKQTITIHQILSHRGGIPAIPKDTPLDTLWDRDAIWRILCEAVPVEVDGSKLAYHAITGGFVLQRVLETVTGAPIEAFLDSHLCQPLGMRWFTYGVTPDHLPDLARNYATGPAPRFPVSWVLRRALGGDIGTIESTVNDPRFQEAVVPAGNLCGTAEEMSRFFQMMLDGGLWQEQTICRPSTIRRAIEQSGPIQLDRTMMVPMRFSPGFMLGGNPFGFWGPQSREAFGHLGLINKLCWADAARDISVSLVNTGLPILAHHIPALIRFVTTVCRAFPVTPADGQHRVA; encoded by the coding sequence ATGAACCGTCTGACCCGCCGTGCCCTCAACACCATCGCCGTTCCGACCGACCTGGCCAGCGTGACCGATATCGATACGTCCCGCGAAGAGGCGCCGGAGGATCTGGGTCTGGACCCGACGGCGGTGGCCTCGGTCTGGCGGGCGGCGGAAAATCTCTATCGCACCGGTGTGCATCCCGGCCTCCAGCTGTGTCTGCGCTACCGTGGCCGGATCCTGCTCAACCGGGCCCTGGGGCATGCCTCCGGCAACGGCCCGCATGACGCGCCGGATGCCCCCCGGGTGGCGATGTCCACGGACACGCCGGTGTGCTACTTCTCCGCCTCCAAGGCAGTGACGGCGCTGTTGATCCATATGCTGGCGGAGCAGGGACGGATCAACCTGCGTCATCCGGTGGCGTTCTATTGCCCGGAGTTCGCCCAGAACGGCAAACAGACCATCACCATCCACCAGATCCTGTCGCATCGGGGCGGCATTCCGGCGATTCCCAAGGACACGCCGCTGGATACCCTGTGGGACCGGGATGCCATCTGGCGCATTCTGTGCGAGGCGGTGCCGGTGGAGGTGGACGGCTCCAAGCTGGCCTATCACGCCATTACCGGCGGTTTCGTGCTGCAGCGGGTGCTGGAGACGGTCACCGGCGCGCCCATCGAAGCGTTCCTCGACAGCCACCTGTGCCAGCCCCTGGGGATGCGCTGGTTTACCTACGGCGTAACACCTGACCATCTGCCCGACCTGGCCCGCAACTACGCCACCGGTCCGGCGCCGCGCTTCCCGGTGTCCTGGGTGTTGCGGCGAGCCCTGGGCGGTGACATCGGCACCATCGAGTCGACGGTCAACGATCCCCGCTTCCAGGAGGCCGTGGTGCCGGCCGGCAACCTGTGCGGGACCGCCGAGGAAATGTCGCGTTTCTTCCAGATGATGCTCGATGGCGGACTCTGGCAGGAGCAGACGATTTGCCGACCATCCACCATCCGCCGGGCGATCGAGCAGTCCGGCCCGATCCAGCTCGATCGCACCATGATGGTGCCCATGCGCTTCAGTCCCGGTTTCATGCTGGGTGGCAATCCCTTCGGTTTCTGGGGGCCCCAGAGCCGGGAGGCCTTCGGCCACCTGGGGCTGATCAACAAGCTGTGCTGGGCGGATGCGGCCCGGGACATCTCGGTGAGCCTGGTCAACACCGGCCTGCCGATACTGGCGCATCACATCCCGGCGCTGATTCGCTTTGTCACCACCGTGTGCCGGGCGTTTCCGGTGACGCCCGCCGACGGTCAGCACCGGGTTGCCTGA
- a CDS encoding M90 family metallopeptidase, protein MLYFLGVVALIALAAYRLFFYRGHRRAQVAARDFPDQWRQLLQAEMALYGRLTEPVRQRVESGTLILLDELDFYGCNGLEVTEPMRVLIAAHGALLVSGLSPGYYDSLRAVLLYPDVYRAPIEHHEDMVVTEGEDSRLGESWGEGRVILVWPSVAEDAADPHARNNVTLHEFAHQLDQLDGASDGAPPLRSRRQSQDWQAVFSDAWNRLKRDAEWRDTVLDPYGATDPAEFFAVATEAFFCTPEALRESEPDLYRCLADFYQLSPADWAART, encoded by the coding sequence ATGCTGTATTTCCTGGGCGTAGTGGCCCTGATTGCGCTGGCCGCCTACCGGCTGTTCTTCTACCGCGGCCATCGTCGGGCGCAGGTCGCCGCCCGGGATTTTCCCGATCAATGGCGCCAGCTGCTACAGGCGGAGATGGCGCTCTACGGGCGCCTGACCGAGCCGGTGCGCCAGCGGGTGGAATCCGGCACCCTGATCCTGCTCGACGAACTGGACTTCTACGGCTGCAACGGCCTTGAGGTGACCGAGCCCATGCGGGTCCTGATCGCCGCCCATGGCGCGCTGCTGGTCAGCGGCCTGTCGCCGGGCTATTACGACAGCCTGCGCGCCGTCCTGCTCTATCCCGACGTCTATCGCGCACCCATCGAACATCATGAGGATATGGTGGTGACCGAAGGTGAGGACAGTCGGCTGGGGGAATCCTGGGGCGAGGGCCGGGTGATCCTGGTCTGGCCCAGCGTGGCCGAGGACGCCGCCGATCCCCACGCCCGCAACAACGTCACCCTGCACGAATTCGCCCACCAGCTGGATCAGCTCGATGGGGCCTCGGACGGCGCCCCACCGCTGCGCTCGCGGCGCCAGTCGCAGGATTGGCAGGCGGTTTTCAGTGACGCCTGGAACCGTCTCAAACGCGACGCCGAGTGGCGCGACACCGTGCTCGATCCCTACGGCGCCACCGATCCGGCGGAGTTTTTCGCGGTCGCCACCGAAGCGTTTTTCTGCACGCCCGAAGCCCTGCGCGAATCGGAGCCGGACCTCTACCGCTGCCTGGCGGATTTCTATCAGCTGTCCCCGGCGGACTGGGCCGCCCGCACCTGA
- a CDS encoding sensor domain-containing diguanylate cyclase, whose product MRASGKVASPMRRALLICVAYGLVSALWIAISDRVLAYLVADPAVLTRLQTLKGWGFVALTSFLLFLMILHQFRRYADMLAVNQRQAAAIHDLSQFRESVIDNASVWINVLDPDGRVLVWNKAAERISGYKRDEVLHTDSMWTLLYPDDDYRAHVLELAESIIRDGLDLSGFESRIQTKQGLLREMSWNSRRFFTPDGRVAGAITIGQDLTQQHHLEHLAHDSERQLQTLMDNLPGMAYRCLLDERWTMKFVSDGCRALTGYGPDELLENRVVSLTDLLDPGVNEDMIRAVERAIANAEPYAAEYPMTRRDGTRIWVWDKGRSVEVGGQLMLEGIMLDISDRKALEQELARLATHDALTGLFNRRELERRLDEEMIRAHRYGRPVAVLWVDLDHFKAINDRFGHAQGDEVLRRVSQLLQRSIRAMDIAGRYGGEEFVLVLPEHELGEAEETAERLRKLVSEETITIGGQGDVRLSVSIGVAVYPTHGHSVGAVCEAADAAMYAAKRAGRNQVRAAQSAGDS is encoded by the coding sequence ATGCGAGCATCCGGGAAAGTGGCTTCGCCCATGCGGCGGGCATTGTTGATCTGTGTCGCCTACGGGCTGGTCAGTGCCCTCTGGATCGCGATCAGCGACCGGGTGCTGGCGTACCTGGTGGCCGATCCTGCCGTCCTCACCCGCCTGCAGACCCTCAAAGGCTGGGGCTTTGTGGCGCTGACCTCTTTCCTGCTGTTCCTGATGATCCTGCACCAGTTCCGCCGCTACGCCGACATGCTGGCGGTCAACCAGCGCCAGGCGGCGGCCATCCACGATTTGAGCCAGTTCCGCGAGAGCGTCATCGACAACGCCAGCGTCTGGATCAATGTGCTCGACCCCGACGGGCGGGTGCTGGTCTGGAACAAGGCGGCCGAGCGCATCAGCGGCTACAAGCGGGATGAGGTGCTGCACACCGATTCCATGTGGACGCTGTTGTACCCGGACGACGACTACCGCGCGCATGTGCTGGAACTGGCGGAGTCCATCATCCGCGATGGTCTGGACCTGAGCGGTTTCGAGAGCCGCATCCAGACCAAGCAGGGGCTGCTGCGCGAGATGAGCTGGAACTCGCGGCGCTTTTTCACCCCCGACGGCCGGGTCGCCGGAGCCATCACCATCGGTCAGGACCTGACCCAGCAGCATCACCTGGAGCACCTCGCCCACGACAGTGAACGCCAGCTGCAGACCCTGATGGATAACCTGCCGGGCATGGCTTACCGCTGCCTGCTGGATGAGCGCTGGACCATGAAATTCGTCTCCGATGGCTGTCGTGCCCTGACCGGCTACGGCCCGGACGAACTGCTGGAGAACCGCGTGGTGTCGTTGACCGACCTGCTCGATCCGGGCGTCAACGAGGACATGATCCGAGCGGTGGAGCGGGCCATTGCCAATGCTGAGCCCTACGCCGCCGAGTACCCGATGACCCGCCGTGACGGCACCCGGATCTGGGTCTGGGACAAGGGCCGCAGTGTCGAAGTGGGCGGCCAGCTGATGCTTGAGGGCATCATGCTGGACATCAGCGACCGCAAGGCCCTGGAGCAGGAGTTGGCGCGCCTGGCCACCCACGATGCGCTCACCGGCCTGTTCAACCGGCGCGAGCTGGAGCGGCGGCTGGACGAGGAGATGATCCGGGCGCATCGCTATGGCCGTCCCGTAGCGGTGCTCTGGGTCGACCTGGATCACTTCAAGGCGATCAACGACCGGTTCGGTCATGCCCAGGGCGATGAGGTGCTGCGCCGGGTGAGCCAGCTACTGCAGCGGTCGATCCGGGCCATGGACATTGCCGGCCGTTACGGCGGTGAGGAGTTCGTGCTGGTGCTGCCCGAGCACGAACTGGGCGAGGCCGAGGAGACCGCTGAGCGGCTGCGTAAACTGGTCAGCGAAGAAACCATCACCATCGGGGGGCAGGGCGACGTGCGCCTGTCGGTCAGTATCGGTGTGGCGGTCTATCCCACCCATGGCCATTCGGTGGGTGCCGTCTGTGAGGCCGCGGATGCCGCCATGTACGCGGCCAAGCGTGCCGGACGCAATCAGGTGCGGGCGGCCCAGTCCGCCGGGGACAGCTGA
- a CDS encoding CNNM domain-containing protein: MLLLITFAAISIGFSFLCSILEAALLSVTPSYIASLKQDRPELFARLRKLKDNIDDPLAAILTLNTVAHTVGATGVGAQVTVVFGDAWVGVASGVMTLAILILSEIIPKTIGAKFWRSLAPWLPSVLRCIMVPLAPFIWLSNQITRRIGANEPDVDLRGEISALTEIGRDQNALDEDERRVIQNILQLHEITIGSIMTPRTVCQTVRPDASVDEFRERFQELPFTRYPLIDEDGRSHGYVHKPDLLNAEGDARLDSVAREMTIVRAGGNIEHLFALMLRERQHMAVVYDEMDTWVGVVTMEDILETILGLEIMDETDNVANLRRYAKERWSRRLRKLSAQHL, translated from the coding sequence ATGCTGCTGCTCATCACTTTTGCCGCCATCTCAATCGGTTTCTCCTTTCTGTGCTCGATTCTCGAAGCCGCCCTGCTGTCGGTGACGCCCAGCTACATCGCGTCGCTGAAACAGGACCGGCCCGAGCTGTTCGCGCGTCTGCGCAAGCTCAAGGACAACATCGATGACCCGCTGGCGGCGATTCTCACGCTCAATACGGTGGCCCACACCGTCGGTGCCACCGGCGTCGGGGCCCAGGTCACCGTGGTGTTCGGCGACGCCTGGGTGGGGGTGGCGTCCGGGGTAATGACCCTGGCCATCCTGATCCTGTCGGAGATCATTCCCAAGACCATCGGCGCCAAATTCTGGCGCAGCCTGGCGCCCTGGCTGCCGTCGGTGCTGCGTTGCATCATGGTGCCACTGGCGCCCTTCATCTGGCTGTCTAACCAGATCACCCGCCGCATCGGTGCCAACGAGCCCGATGTCGACCTGCGCGGGGAGATCAGCGCCCTCACCGAGATTGGTCGCGACCAGAATGCGCTGGATGAAGACGAGCGCCGGGTGATCCAGAACATCCTGCAACTGCACGAAATCACCATCGGCTCGATCATGACCCCGCGCACCGTGTGCCAGACCGTACGGCCCGATGCCAGCGTCGACGAGTTTCGCGAACGATTCCAGGAGTTGCCGTTCACCCGTTATCCGCTGATCGACGAGGACGGCCGCAGCCACGGCTACGTGCACAAGCCGGACCTGCTCAACGCCGAGGGCGACGCGCGGCTGGATTCGGTGGCGCGGGAAATGACCATCGTGCGGGCCGGCGGCAACATCGAGCACCTGTTCGCGCTGATGCTGCGCGAGCGCCAGCACATGGCGGTGGTCTATGACGAAATGGACACCTGGGTGGGTGTGGTGACGATGGAAGACATCCTGGAAACCATCCTGGGCCTGGAGATCATGGACGAGACGGACAACGTGGCCAATCTGCGCCGCTACGCCAAGGAGCGCTGGAGCCGGCGTTTGCGCAAGCTGTCCGCACAGCATCTGTAG
- a CDS encoding DUF6164 family protein: MPHFLMNLRHVPDDEAEEIRELFQAHDVDYYETPPSRWGISMGGFWTRDADEADRARALLETYQADRARDQRADFQRRLEAGQVPSLGQRLMQKPVTVLASLLAIALILALTLAPFLRW; this comes from the coding sequence ATGCCCCATTTCCTGATGAACCTGCGCCATGTGCCCGACGACGAAGCGGAGGAGATCCGCGAGCTGTTCCAGGCCCACGACGTGGATTACTACGAAACCCCTCCCAGCCGCTGGGGCATCAGCATGGGCGGCTTCTGGACCCGCGATGCCGACGAGGCGGATCGGGCGCGGGCGCTGCTGGAGACCTATCAGGCGGACCGGGCGCGTGATCAGCGCGCCGATTTCCAGCGCCGCCTGGAAGCCGGTCAGGTCCCGTCACTGGGCCAGCGCCTGATGCAGAAACCGGTGACCGTGCTGGCCAGCCTGCTGGCGATCGCGCTGATCCTGGCGCTGACGCTGGCCCCTTTCCTGCGTTGGTGA
- a CDS encoding DUF1415 domain-containing protein: MTDTATHALAATREWLERAVIGLNLCPFARAPYQRDQVHFAVSDADTDETIAEALLAEIRQLEALPEAQRETTLLILTRGLADFDDFNDFLALADGLLETLALDGTFQIASFHPDYRFADSAPDAIDNYTNRAPFPVLHILRESSVGEAVDAMQDPDAIYRANIERLRQLGHDGWDRLWRDG, encoded by the coding sequence ATGACCGACACCGCCACCCATGCCCTGGCCGCCACCCGCGAGTGGCTGGAACGCGCCGTTATCGGCCTCAACCTCTGCCCCTTCGCGCGGGCGCCCTATCAGCGCGACCAGGTCCACTTCGCCGTCAGCGACGCCGATACCGACGAGACCATTGCCGAGGCCCTGCTGGCCGAGATCCGCCAGCTCGAAGCCCTCCCGGAAGCGCAGCGCGAAACCACCCTGCTGATCCTGACCCGCGGTCTGGCGGATTTCGACGACTTCAACGATTTCCTGGCCCTGGCCGATGGCCTGCTGGAGACCCTGGCCCTGGACGGCACCTTCCAGATCGCCAGTTTCCACCCCGACTACCGCTTTGCCGACAGCGCCCCCGACGCCATCGACAACTACACCAATCGCGCGCCTTTCCCGGTCCTGCATATACTCAGGGAAAGCAGCGTCGGCGAAGCCGTGGACGCCATGCAGGATCCCGACGCCATCTACCGCGCCAACATCGAACGCCTGCGGCAACTGGGTCATGACGGCTGGGACCGGCTCTGGCGGGATGGCTAA
- a CDS encoding DUF2868 domain-containing protein, producing MRYTPVTLLLAFDEQVRRDQAQSAAFLHRRDRRYALDCQQAHRRPSLTGWLEHIHPYRSAPTPAGDRLRAWRRLSHLLLPVGALLGCLTMLGLLFYDGRQQINVTVIIGFVALQGLLALLTTAQALLGWRPWGRLLTPRGDGGDSALDGLKPQLAACTAHQTALVFALFGWLTLLSLVVVQDLAFGWSTTLRTSADAYAGLVQGLARPWQVLWPAAVPSLELVEQTQFYRLGDTTVAEPARFGDWWPFVSMLWLTYALLPRLLLAIVARLHLRLRARRLLRLHPGRQSLLHRFATPTVESVGDRRDTQPSDPSTSADTLHSLPDSGAVIGWAGAGAQVTDLLSSLGQVDADRLHAGGTASLEDDRRVIERLAATQTPVILLTRAWEPPTGELADFLEEARRHGSAERLIALLPVGGEAPLQPASARQLGQWQRFAERQGDSNLWVCRLPEGVGEVRQHG from the coding sequence ATGCGCTATACCCCCGTCACGCTGCTGCTGGCTTTCGATGAGCAGGTCCGGCGTGACCAGGCCCAGTCGGCCGCTTTCCTGCATCGCCGTGACCGCCGCTACGCGCTCGACTGCCAGCAGGCCCACCGGCGCCCATCGCTGACCGGCTGGCTTGAGCATATCCATCCGTACCGCTCAGCCCCGACGCCCGCCGGCGACCGGCTGCGGGCCTGGCGTCGCCTGTCGCACCTGCTGCTACCGGTGGGTGCACTGCTGGGTTGCCTGACCATGCTGGGACTGCTGTTCTACGACGGGCGTCAGCAGATCAACGTCACTGTCATCATCGGCTTCGTCGCCCTGCAGGGGCTGCTGGCGCTGCTCACCACCGCCCAGGCCCTGCTGGGCTGGCGCCCCTGGGGCCGCCTGTTGACACCCCGGGGCGACGGTGGCGATTCCGCCCTCGACGGGCTGAAGCCGCAACTCGCCGCCTGCACCGCCCACCAGACCGCGCTGGTGTTCGCCCTGTTCGGCTGGCTGACCCTGCTGAGCCTGGTGGTGGTGCAGGACCTGGCGTTTGGCTGGAGCACCACCTTGCGCACCTCGGCGGACGCCTACGCGGGCCTCGTCCAGGGCCTGGCGCGCCCCTGGCAGGTACTGTGGCCGGCGGCGGTGCCGTCGCTGGAACTGGTCGAGCAGACCCAGTTCTACCGGCTGGGCGATACAACGGTGGCCGAGCCCGCCCGCTTCGGCGACTGGTGGCCGTTCGTCAGCATGCTGTGGCTGACCTACGCGCTGCTGCCGCGCCTGTTGCTGGCGATCGTGGCGCGCCTGCACCTGCGCCTGCGCGCCCGCCGGCTGCTGCGTCTGCACCCCGGACGCCAGTCGCTGCTGCACCGGTTCGCCACACCCACGGTGGAAAGCGTTGGCGATCGCCGCGACACCCAACCGTCGGACCCGTCGACATCCGCCGACACCTTGCACAGTCTGCCCGACAGTGGCGCGGTCATCGGCTGGGCCGGAGCCGGCGCACAGGTCACCGACCTGCTGAGCAGCCTGGGGCAGGTCGATGCCGATCGCCTGCACGCCGGCGGCACCGCGTCCCTGGAAGACGACCGGCGAGTCATTGAGCGCCTCGCCGCCACGCAGACACCGGTTATCCTGCTGACCCGCGCCTGGGAACCACCCACCGGCGAGCTGGCCGACTTCCTCGAGGAAGCCCGGCGGCACGGGTCCGCCGAGCGCCTGATCGCCCTGCTGCCGGTTGGGGGCGAGGCGCCGCTGCAGCCGGCCAGCGCCCGCCAGTTGGGCCAGTGGCAGCGTTTCGCCGAGCGCCAGGGGGACAGCAACCTGTGGGTCTGCCGTCTGCCGGAAGGGGTCGGGGAGGTGCGCCAGCATGGCTGA